One genomic segment of Nocardia spumae includes these proteins:
- a CDS encoding tRNA (adenine-N1)-methyltransferase, which produces MTARRTGPFATGDRVQLTDAKGRQHTVVLEPGKEFHTHKGQIRHDELIGADEGSVVQSANGTPYLALRPLLTDYVLSMPRGAAVIYPKDAAQIVHEGDVFPGARVLEAGAGSGALTCSLLRAVGPEGTVRSYEIREDHAEHAVRNVERFFGERPDNWTLTLGDVAEYDGEQVDRVVLDMLKPWDALPAVAGALIPGGVLMVYVATTTQLSEVVEALRRQECWTEPRAWESLVRPWHVVGLAVRPEHRMQGHTAFLVSARRLADGVVAPKPQRRPSKG; this is translated from the coding sequence ATGACGGCCAGACGGACCGGCCCATTCGCCACGGGGGACCGGGTGCAGCTGACCGATGCCAAGGGCAGGCAACACACCGTCGTCCTGGAGCCGGGCAAGGAGTTCCACACCCACAAGGGGCAGATCCGGCACGACGAGCTGATCGGCGCCGACGAGGGAAGTGTGGTCCAATCCGCCAACGGCACACCGTATCTGGCGCTGCGGCCACTGCTGACCGACTATGTGTTGTCGATGCCGCGTGGCGCCGCTGTCATCTATCCCAAGGATGCCGCGCAGATCGTGCACGAGGGTGACGTGTTCCCCGGTGCGCGGGTCCTCGAGGCCGGCGCCGGCTCCGGCGCGCTGACCTGCTCACTGCTGCGCGCGGTGGGGCCGGAGGGCACCGTGCGGTCCTACGAGATCCGCGAAGATCATGCCGAGCACGCGGTCCGCAACGTCGAGCGATTTTTCGGCGAACGCCCGGACAACTGGACGCTCACCCTCGGCGACGTGGCCGAATACGACGGTGAGCAGGTCGACCGCGTGGTGCTGGACATGCTCAAGCCGTGGGATGCGCTACCGGCCGTGGCGGGTGCGCTGATTCCCGGCGGCGTGCTGATGGTGTACGTGGCCACCACCACGCAGCTCTCCGAAGTGGTGGAGGCGCTGCGCCGCCAGGAGTGCTGGACCGAGCCGCGCGCATGGGAGTCGCTGGTGCGGCCGTGGCATGTGGTCGGTCTGGCCGTGCGCCCGGAGCATCGCATGCAGGGCCATACGGCCTTCCTGGTGAGCGCCCGGCGCCTCGCCGACGGTGTGGTGGCACCCAAACCGCAGCGCCGCCCGTCCAAGGGCTGA